The following DNA comes from Gemmatimonadaceae bacterium.
GGATCGGCACTCCGACGAAGGCTCCAATCAGCGAGCCAATGATGGCGCCCCATCCGGCGCGACGAGATCCGCCGTAGCGCCGAGCAAAGCGGCCAGCCACAGCGAGCTCCACCAACTCGGCCAGCCCGGCGACCACCGCGAACGCGATGCCGAGCCACAGGCTCACCACGTGCGCCGGGACCACGGCGGCATCGAGCAGCACCGCACCGGCCATCACCCACAGGCCGGGCAGCCCGAATGGCAGCATGAGAAGGCCGATGACGAGAGCGATAATCAGCAGTGCGATTTGCATCTCAGGTCTCCACGGTTCGGGCCGCCCGTGGAATCACTACGGAAAGCCACCGGGCCACGGATTCGACGCCGTCGCCGGTGAGAGCCGAGAGGTTGTCTTTGGGGGTGTGGATCCGCGCGACGGTGCGCCACGTGCCTTTGCTCACGGTCACGGCGCGCCATCCCCCGTCCGTGAGGGCGACGGCATCGACGAGGACCCCGGGAAAGAGTCGCGATACCCGGAGCGCGTCGCCGGGCGAGTCGAGCTGGGCAATGAGCGCGTCGGGACGGCGGCCGGTGTACGTGATGTTCACGTGGCCCGAGTCATCGATGCCGTCAATATTGATGGCGCGGGCCGGCGGGGTTTCGCGGCTCCGGACCCAGGCTCGCGCGCCGGCGAGGCCGAGCTCCTCGGCGCTGGTGAGGAGAATGCCTAACGGAAGAGCCGGGTCGGCGAGCTCGGCCGTGCGCAGCACCGTGGCGACGCCCGACGCGTCGTCGACTGCGCCCGGCGACCGAGCTCCGACGACGCTCGCCGCCACCGGGACTCCCGCGACCAATGCGGCGGCGGCAAGCCACGGCCATAGACCCTGGCTTCCGCCCAACAGGCCTTGCGCGACCGCCATGACCAGGGCGCCGGCCCAGATCACGAGCAGCGCCGTGATGCCGGCAGCGCGGACGAGAATCGGGACCGGTTGGCTCTTCGAGTCCAGGTGTGCGGTGAGCCAGAGTGTCGGAGGTGTTTGGCCGCGCGTGGCAACGAGGTTGATGCCGTCCCGGCGACCCCACCGCAATCGCGTGACGGCAACGCGGGCGAACCAGGCGGCGATGACGCCCACGCCTGCGCCGGCGAGGATGAGCAGCAGGGCCGCTCCCCACGCGTGTCCATCCATGGCGAGGCGGGCGGCCGTGCATATCACCGCCATGCCGGCCAGGCCTAACGCAGGGGTGGCGGCGCGTCCGGGGATCGAGGAGTAGCTGAACGGCTCGGCGGCGACGGCGAAGCCGGCGTCCGCAAGCGCCGCGCGGCACCACTCGCGCGCCGCGCGCTCGGCCGGCGACCCGGCCGGCCGCGGGTGCGCCGCGAGCCGCTCGAGATGCTCGCGCGCACCAGGCATTTTCCGTTAGGCGGCGCGGGCGGCGTCCGCCGCGTCGAGCAGCGCGGCGATGCGCTGCCGCTGCGCCGTCTTTACCGGGAGCAGCGGCGGACGCGGCGCGCCGCCGGTGAGTCCGCCACCCACCTGATCCAATGCCGCCTTCACGCCCGGCACGCCCATGCCGCCGACGATCTCGTTCGACAACGGCGTCAGCCGCGCCTGCAACGCGGCGGCGCGGGCGCGGTCGCCGGCCTCGAACGCGCGCCACACCGCCACCGACAACTCGCCGGCCAGGAGCGACACCGCGAGAATGCCGCCACGCGCGCCGAGCTCCAAAGCCGCGAGAAACGTCCCGCCGTTGCCCGTCAAGACGGCGAATTGGTCGTGCTGCGACGCGAGATATCCGCGCAACAGGTCGAGGTCGCCCGAGCTGTCCTTGATGCCCACGACATTCGCGTGCGCCGACAACTCGCGCACGAGGACGGCGTCGAGCGCAAAGTGCATGTACTTCGGGATGTTGTAGAGTAGCACCGGCACCGGGCTCGCGTCGGCGACCGCGCGATAGTGCGCGCCTAACGCATCGGGTGTCATCGCGCCGCCGTAATAGTGCGGCGCCACGACGAGCACGGCGTCCGCGCCCCGCTCGGCCGCTCGCCTCGCCCGCGCGATGGTTTGACGCGTCGACTCGCCGCCCACGCCCACGAGCAGCCAGTGCTCGCCCGCGACTAACGGACGCGCCAGCTCGACCAACCGGTCGCGCTCGCTTTCGTCGAGCAGCGCCGCCTCGCCGGTGGACCCGCACAACAGCACGCCGGCCGCGCCGTGCGCGAAATGCGCGCGGAGGTTGCCGCGAAACGCGTCCGCCGCCAGCTCGCCCGTGTTGGGCTCGAACGGCGTGACGACGGGCGCGATGACGCCCGAGAACGACTTCTGCTTGGTGTGCATGGCGCGTGTCAGTATCCGAGAGTGCGATCCACCACGTTGCGCATCGGTGTGCCGCTGGCGAAGCGGTGCCAGTTGTCGATCAAGAGATCCAGCTCGCGGCGCCAGTAGCCGTGCGGCGACACTGCCGAAACATGCGGGGTCATCACCACCGACGACAGCCCCCACAGCGGACTCGAAGGCTCGAGCGGTTCGTGCGCGAACACGTCGAGCACCGCGCCGCGCAGCCGTCCGTCGGCGATGCGTTCGGCGAGCGCGGCTTCCTCGACGAGCGATCCGCGCGCGATGTTCACCACGATGCCGTTGCGCGGCAGGCGGTCCAGGTGCGCCGCGGCCACCAGGCCGCGCGTTTCGTTCGTCGCCGGCGCGGCAATGATGAGGATGTCGGTCTCGTCCAACGCACCGGCCCAGTCCGCCGGCCCGAGGACGGACTCGAATCCGTTAGGCAGACCGCGCTCCGGGTGGCGCCGCACGCCGCGGCAGCGCGCGCCGAGGAACGTCAGGCGCTCCGCGATCGCGCTGCCGATGCCGCCGGCGCCGAGGATGAGCACCCGGCAGTCGCCGACTTCGCGCACCGGCGTGCCCGGCCCGGAGAACGACGGCCGATCCCATGCGCGTTCGCGCTGTCGCTCGCGCGCGATGTCCAACCCGCGCAGCAGCACCAGCACGCCCGCGAGCACGTGCTCGGCGATGGGCGTCGCGTGCACGCCGGCGGAATTCGTGATGATGACGTCGCTCGCCTTCAACGCCGGAAACAGCAGCGCGCCGACGCCGGCCGCCGCAGAATGGACCCACCGCAGATGCGACGCCTCCGCGAAGAGCGCCGGCGACATTCCGAATCCCGCATACACTTCCGCGTCCTTGATGGCGGCGCGCGCCTGCTCGCTCGGCGGCGCGCCGCCGTCGCCATCGGAAATAGTCGGCGCATCGATGACGATCGCCTCCCAGCCTGCCGGCGCC
Coding sequences within:
- a CDS encoding dihydrodipicolinate synthase family protein; translated protein: MHTKQKSFSGVIAPVVTPFEPNTGELAADAFRGNLRAHFAHGAAGVLLCGSTGEAALLDESERDRLVELARPLVAGEHWLLVGVGGESTRQTIARARRAAERGADAVLVVAPHYYGGAMTPDALGAHYRAVADASPVPVLLYNIPKYMHFALDAVLVRELSAHANVVGIKDSSGDLDLLRGYLASQHDQFAVLTGNGGTFLAALELGARGGILAVSLLAGELSVAVWRAFEAGDRARAAALQARLTPLSNEIVGGMGVPGVKAALDQVGGGLTGGAPRPPLLPVKTAQRQRIAALLDAADAARAA
- a CDS encoding D-2-hydroxyacid dehydrogenase encodes the protein MRRRLVADLNATAATWALPPEGMAQLREAAPAGWEAIVIDAPTISDGDGGAPPSEQARAAIKDAEVYAGFGMSPALFAEASHLRWVHSAAAGVGALLFPALKASDVIITNSAGVHATPIAEHVLAGVLVLLRGLDIARERQRERAWDRPSFSGPGTPVREVGDCRVLILGAGGIGSAIAERLTFLGARCRGVRRHPERGLPNGFESVLGPADWAGALDETDILIIAAPATNETRGLVAAAHLDRLPRNGIVVNIARGSLVEEAALAERIADGRLRGAVLDVFAHEPLEPSSPLWGLSSVVMTPHVSAVSPHGYWRRELDLLIDNWHRFASGTPMRNVVDRTLGY
- a CDS encoding M28 family peptidase; the protein is MPGAREHLERLAAHPRPAGSPAERAAREWCRAALADAGFAVAAEPFSYSSIPGRAATPALGLAGMAVICTAARLAMDGHAWGAALLLILAGAGVGVIAAWFARVAVTRLRWGRRDGINLVATRGQTPPTLWLTAHLDSKSQPVPILVRAAGITALLVIWAGALVMAVAQGLLGGSQGLWPWLAAAALVAGVPVAASVVGARSPGAVDDASGVATVLRTAELADPALPLGILLTSAEELGLAGARAWVRSRETPPARAINIDGIDDSGHVNITYTGRRPDALIAQLDSPGDALRVSRLFPGVLVDAVALTDGGWRAVTVSKGTWRTVARIHTPKDNLSALTGDGVESVARWLSVVIPRAARTVET
- a CDS encoding DUF456 domain-containing protein; the encoded protein is MQIALLIIALVIGLLMLPFGLPGLWVMAGAVLLDAAVVPAHVVSLWLGIAFAVVAGLAELVELAVAGRFARRYGGSRRAGWGAIIGSLIGAFVGVPIPLIGSVIGAFVGAFVGAFVAEMSQRTELAPAARVATGALLGRIAATAMKIGVGCAVLAWVVLSILLR